Proteins encoded in a region of the Actinomycetes bacterium genome:
- a CDS encoding pirin family protein, with amino-acid sequence MSNLERRPDEELAGGLATVSAEPVRRVLQPREVPLGGPRAMLVRRTLPHRGLRSVGAWCFVDEYGPADPAESPMRVPPHPHTGLQTVTWLLDGEVLHQDSVGSSALVRPGALSLMTAGRGISHAETSTPSSPTLRGVQLWVALPDEARETAPAFEHHDALPVHEVGGLSATVVLGRVGDAVSPATTYSPIVGADVQLAAGGGGELPLEPSFEHAVLALSDGLVVDGGEVSRGSLVYLGCGRDRLALTGGGGAARGLLLGGEPFDEELLMWWNFVGRDHDEVEAVRDEWQRAVAGEETRFGRVEGYDGGALPAPALPGVRLRPRGRP; translated from the coding sequence GTGAGCAACCTCGAGCGGCGGCCGGACGAGGAGCTGGCCGGCGGGCTGGCCACCGTGAGCGCCGAGCCGGTCCGGCGGGTGCTCCAGCCCCGCGAGGTGCCGCTCGGCGGGCCGCGCGCGATGCTCGTACGGCGCACCCTGCCGCACCGCGGACTGCGCTCGGTCGGGGCCTGGTGCTTCGTCGACGAGTACGGGCCGGCCGACCCGGCCGAGTCGCCGATGCGGGTGCCGCCGCACCCCCACACCGGGCTGCAGACCGTGACCTGGCTGCTGGACGGCGAGGTGCTGCACCAGGACAGCGTCGGCAGCTCGGCCCTGGTCCGACCTGGCGCGCTGAGCCTGATGACCGCCGGGCGCGGCATCAGCCACGCCGAGACGTCCACGCCGTCGTCACCGACGTTGCGGGGCGTGCAGCTGTGGGTCGCCCTGCCCGACGAGGCGCGGGAGACGGCGCCGGCGTTCGAGCACCACGACGCGCTGCCGGTCCACGAGGTCGGGGGGCTGAGCGCCACGGTCGTGCTCGGCCGGGTCGGCGACGCGGTCTCGCCGGCGACGACGTACAGCCCCATCGTGGGCGCCGACGTGCAGCTCGCGGCCGGGGGCGGTGGCGAGCTGCCGCTCGAGCCGTCCTTCGAGCACGCCGTGCTCGCGCTCTCCGACGGCCTGGTGGTGGACGGCGGCGAGGTGTCGAGGGGCTCGCTGGTCTACCTCGGCTGCGGCCGTGACCGGCTCGCGCTGACGGGCGGCGGCGGCGCGGCCCGGGGGCTGCTCCTCGGCGGCGAGCCGTTCGACGAGGAGCTGCTCATGTGGTGGAACTTCGTCGGCCGCGACCACGACGAGGTCGAGGCGGTGCGCGACGAGTGGCAGCGGGCCGTGGCGGGTGAGGAGACCAGGTTCGGCCGGGTCGAGGGGTACGACGGCGGCGCCCTGCCGGCACCCGCGCTGCCCGGCGTGCGGCTGCGTCCCCGCGGGCGCCCGTAG